In a genomic window of Helianthus annuus cultivar XRQ/B chromosome 10, HanXRQr2.0-SUNRISE, whole genome shotgun sequence:
- the LOC110882899 gene encoding uncharacterized protein LOC110882899, which produces MEEDDEYEGTSRPRTRPAALNRDREGAHERLVGDYFVQNCVYTDEQFRRWYRMSRRLFLRIANDLVNYDQFFTLRYNARGQRGFTTLQKCTLALRQLAYGTCSDSWDEYVRMPLELVGIVCSNNDLNVIVKSFIFDKIIRGTGPDSSFMLNGVSYKHGYYLAHGIYPPYTAIVKTIPLTDDEKRKKFAKCQEAQEKMLNGCMES; this is translated from the exons ATGGAAGAAGATGACGAATACGAAGGAACTTCACGACCTAGAACACGGCCCGCGGCGTTAAATAGAGATCGTGAAG GTGCACATGAACGTTTGGTTGGTGACTATTTTGTCCAAAACTGTGTTTACACTGACGAACAATTTAGGCGTTGGTATCGAATGAGTCGCCGGTTGTTCTTGCGTAttgccaatgatttggttaaTTATGATCAGTTTTTCACATTACGCTACAATGCTAGAGGACAAAGGGGTTTTACTACGCTTCAAAAATGTACTTTGGCACTTCGTCAATTAGCGTATGGCACTTGTAGTGATTCATGGGATGAATATGTAAGGATGCCGCTAGAGTTAGTCGGGATTGTTT gttcaaacaATGATTTAAACGTTATagtaaaatcttttattttcgaCAAGATCATTAGAGGTACGGGCCCGGATTCTTCTTTCATGCTAAATGGTGTGTCATACAAGCACGGATATTACTTAGCTCACGGTATATACCCACCCTATACCGCTATTGTTAAAACTATTCCATTAACTGAtgatgaaaaaagaaaaaagtttGCAAAGTGCCAAGAagcgcaagaaaagatgttgaacGGTTGTATGGAGTCATAA